One genomic region from Rosa rugosa chromosome 1, drRosRugo1.1, whole genome shotgun sequence encodes:
- the LOC133726357 gene encoding probable carboxylesterase 18, with translation PPPPRFTLLSPLLSQITFLGQNDAVLPKNADRSRILLARDCAGGNLAHHVAVRACQCRTVKLAGLVSIQPFFGGKERTESEIRLEKDPLVSVTLTDWLWKAFLPVGSTWDHEVANLSGPNAVDISGMEYPATVVFVGGADPLQDWQMRYYNWLRKSGIEAKLIEYPNMFHGFYALTTGLGWTEESSTKQSKASLVCCAALFMYLLVHPWCSVQIGFCRV, from the coding sequence ccacctcctcctcgcTTCACCCTCCTCTCCCCCCTCCTCTCTCAAATCACCTTCCTCGGCCAAAACGACGCCGTCCTCCCCAAAAACGCAGACAGATCCCGGATCCTCCTAGCCAGGGACTGCGCCGGAGGGAACCTGGCCCACCACGTGGCCGTACGCGCCTGTCAGTGTCGGACAGTCAAGTTGGCCGGGTTGGTATCTATCCAACCGTTCTTCGGCGGCAAGGAGCGAACCGAGTCAGAGATCCGGCTCGAGAAGGATCCATTGGTCTCGGTGACCCTAACCGACTGGCTGTGGAAGGCGTTTTTGCCGGTCGGGTCGACCTGGGACCATGAGGTGGCGAACTTGAGCGGGCCGAACGCGGTGGACATTTCGGGTATGGAGTATCCGGCGACGGTGGTGTTCGTGGGAGGAGCGGATCCGCTGCAGGACTGGCAGATGAGGTACTATAATTGGTTGAGGAAATCAGGGATTGAGGCCAAGCTGATCGAGTATCCCAATATGTTTCATGGCTTCTATGCCTTGACGACGGGTCTGGGTTGGACGGAGGAGAGCAGCACGAAGCAGTCCAAGGCCTCGCTTGTTTGTTGTGCAGCTTTGTTTATGTATTTGCTAGTTCATCCATGGTGTTCGGTTCAAATTGGTTTCTGTAGAGTTTGA
- the LOC133724692 gene encoding disease resistance protein Roq1-like — protein sequence MDMSKPQFGASSSSSSSNHSCTYDVFLSFRGADTRNTFTGHLYSNLDNKGIDTFIDDGLPKGEDISQELLELIERSKISVVVFSANYASSKWCLDELVKIIQCKESKHQIVYPIFYKVDPSEIRYQKGHVGEAIARLSKHKDNLEKVENWKAALRKAATLSGWPISDGGHEANVINEIVKEISTKIMKCTPLNVAKYPVGIESCVEDIRKQYLHVGQDNRHMVGIWGIGGIGKSTLAKAVYNSIGHEFEHGCFLSIGKEASFSDGGLVPLQNEFLSKIIERNPPKVFNADEGIRVLEQKLRQKRVLLVLDNVNHLDQLKALAGECDWFGPSSRIIITTRDKNLLHAHGFNSNSIYEVKELNHQDASKLFNLNAFKSDICPDDFFELATEVIHYAKGIPLVLEVLGSDLCSKDKDEWRDALEYYRNYPNQDVQKTLQRSYDGLHDKIREVFLHIACFFKCYEKSYVIDVLQNCDLNPTIALKVLVEKALIKIEKDNRIWMHDLIEDMGKEIVRQESPDEIGKRSRLWLYENVREVLEENTGTDKIKAIMPGSGVWNSQKIQLNGGSFTNLKNLQIFEVRGWKLDGESVDYLSNQLRVLDWPGCSLRSLPTNFNPKKLGMLRMGGPCTTPLGLKLKEMPHLKSITLCDCDGLTRIPDLSGLTCLKELDLALCKDLVEVDPSVGRLDKLVYLRLSYCKKLQRFPKVINLKSLETLNLSYCPLEFFPEIEGDMRSLKYLDLSETAIKELPCSVGNLTGLEYLSLGGCDNLTNVPSSIFYGLQRLEDLDLQECSNLVTFPTKSESLPPPVFSTNLTSRLQVRLDYCYSLKEISEFPLEIDFLSVSGCESLKRISKLSNILEGKDSKMFGDLYLTSCRRLRDNLALAMKRTKKLMREADKLTALLRLFFSFAKSEEFQVEFPAGAPIPNWFTCRQDVKLHWDVKGQEHEFCIELPQNFNWDNKGLALCIQSDSDGVAHFVYINGIKFEERLTVGSHEVWVHYIPFVTVRKRLSESGMPQPDMFRVMFRVEEYLVGIMGIEASWGVHLIEDLEGEGRR from the exons ATGGATATGAGCAAACCTCAATTCGgagcctcttcctcttcttcttcttccaaccaTTCATGCACATATGATGTTTTTCTGAGCTTCAGAGGTGCGGATACGCGCAACACTTTCACAGGCCATTTGTACAGCAATTTGGATAACAAGGGAATTGACACTTTCATAGATGATGGGCTTCCGAAAGGAGAAGATATATCACAAGAGCTTCTCGAATTAATTGAGAGATCAAAGATTTCCGTAGTTGTATTTTCTGCCAACTATGCATCTTCAAAgtggtgcttggatgaacttGTCAAGATCATTCAATGCAAAGAATCCAAGCACCAAATCGTTTACCCAATTTTCTACAAGGTAGATCCGTCGGAGATACGATACCAGAAGGGCCACGTTGGTGAGGCAATTGCTCGCCTTAGCAAACACAAGGATAACTTAGAGAAGGTGGAGAATTGGAAGGCAGCTCTTAGAAAAGCGGCAACTTTGTCTGGGTGGCCCATCTCGGATGGAGG GCATGAAGCGAATGTCATTAATGAAATTGTTAAAGAGATATCAACCAAAATAATGAAATGTACCCCGTTAAATGTGGCAAAATATCCTGTTGGAATAGAATCTTGTGTAGAAGACATACGTAAGCAGTACTTACATGTAGGGCAAGACAATCGTCACATGGTAGGGATATGGGGAATTGGTGGAATAGGAAAGTCAACACTTGCAAAAGCTGTTTATAATTCAATTGGCCATGAGTTTGAACATGGCTGTTTCTTGAGTATTGGTAAAGAAGCATCATTTTCAGATGGAGGTCTTGTCCCGCTACAAAACGAATTTCTTTCTAAGATTATAGAGAGGAATCCACCTAAGGTGTTCAATGCTGATGAAGGAATCCGTGTGCTGGAGCAAAAACTACGCCAGAAAAGGGTTCTCTTAGTTCTTGATAATGTGAACCACTTGGATCAGTTAAAAGCACTTGCTGGAGAGTGTGATTGGTTTGGTCCAAGTAGTAGAATTATCATAACAACAAGAGATAAAAATTTGCTACATGCTCATGGATTCAATTCCAATTCAATATATGAGGTCAAGGAATTAAATCATCAAGATGCTTCAAAGCTCTTCAATTTAAATGCCTTCAAAAGTGATATATGTCCGGATGACTTTTTTGAACTTGCAACTGAGGTAATACATTATGCTAAAGGGATTCCATTAGTTTTGGAAGTTTTGGGGTCAGATCTATGTAGTAAAGATAAGGATGAGTGGAGAGATGCATTAGAGTATTACAGGAATTATCCTAACCAAGATGTTCAAAAAACTCTCCAAAGAAGTTACGATGGATTGCATGATAAGATACGAGAAGTTTTTCTTcatattgcatgtttctttaaaTGTTACGAAAAAAGCTATGTGATTGATGTACTACAAAACTGTGACCTAAATCCCACGATTGCTCTCAAAGTCCTCGTAGAAAAGGCCTTAATAAAAATTGAGAAAGACAATAGGATTTGGATGCATGATCTTATAGAGGACATGGGAAAAGAAATTGTTCGGCAAGAGTCCCCTGATGAGATAGGAAAACGCAGTAGACTGTGGCTTTACGAGAATGTTCGCGAGGTCCTTGAGGAAAACACA GGAACGGATAAAATTAAAGCCATCATGCCGGGAAGCGGAGTTTGGAATTCACAAAAGATACAGTTGAACGGCGGAAGCTTCACAAACTTGaaaaatcttcaaatttttGAAGTCCGTGGTTGGAAACTTGATGGAGAGAGCGTGGATTATCTCTCCAACCAGTTGAGGGTCCTTGACTGGCCTGGTTGTTCATTACGATCGCTGCCAACGAATTTTAATCCGAAGAAACTTGGTATGCTGCGAATGGGTGGTCCCTGCACGACTCCTCTGGGATTGAAATTGAAG GAAATGCCACACTTGAAATCTATCACATTGTGTGACTGTGATGGTCTAACCAGAATTCCCGACTTGTCTGGATTAACATGCTTAAAGGAGCTGGACCTGGCTCTCTGTAAAGATTTAGTTGAAGTTGACCCTTCGGTTGGCCGTCTCGATAAGCTCGTCTATTTGAGACTCAGCTATTGTAAAAAGCTCCAGAGGTTTCCGAAGGTGATCAACTTGAAATCTTTGGAAACTCTGAATCTCTCGTATTGCCCGCTTGAGTTCTTCCCCGAAATTGAGGGAGACATGAGGTCTTTGAAATACCTGGATCTAAGTGAGACTGCCATCAAAGAGTTACCTTGCTCAGTTGGAAATCTCACTGGCCTTGAATACTTGTCTCTAGGGGGCTGTGATAATCTTACAAATGTACCATCGAGCATTTTCTATGGATTGCAACGTCTGGAGGATCTTGATCTACAGGAGTGCTCTAACCTTGTTACATTTCCAACAAAGTCAGAATCACTTCCTCCACCGGTCTTTTCAACTAACCTCACTTCCAGATTACAAGTTCGTCTGGACTATTGCTACTCGCTTAAAgaaatttcagaatttccaCTAGAAATAGATTTCTTATCTGTGAGTGGTTGTGAGTCATTGAAAAGAATTTCAAAGCTGTCAAATATTTTGGAGGGGAAAGATTCAAAAATGTTCGGCGACTTGTACTTGACTTCCTGCCGGAGACTCCGCGACAATCTGGCTCTGGCCATGAAGAGAACCAAAAAATTGATGAGAGAGGCAGACAAATTGACGGCTCTGTTGAGactatttttctcttttgcgAAATCTGAAGAATTCCAAGTAGAATTTCCTGCAGGAGCTCCGATTCCAAACTGGTTCACCTGCCGTCAGGATGTGAAATTGCATTGGGATGTGAAGGGTCAAGAGCATGAGTTTTGCATTGAACTTCCTCAAAACTTCAATTGGGACAACAAAGGGTTGGCTCTCTGTATTCAATCGGATTCTGATGGCGTCGCTCATTTTGTTTACATCAATGGAATAAAGTTTGAGGAGAGATTAACCGTGGGTTCGCATGAAGTGTGGGTGCATTATATTCCATTCGTTACAGTAAGAAAGAGGTTGAGTGAAAGTGGGATGCCGCAACCTGATATGTTTCGAGTTATGTTTCGTGTTGAAGAATATCTTGTGGGTATTATGGGTATTGAGGCGAGCTGGGGAGTCCACCTGATCGAAGATTTGGAAGGAGAAGGTCGACGATAG
- the LOC133724689 gene encoding uncharacterized protein LOC133724689 isoform X5 — translation MPSLGLGTSQSSPGLVSDAAAAIKDMGILIGLHSMAMRRRYQLELCMKALEENIIVYLETGCGKTYVAVLPMYEPVDTQTSEEHVCSVSWRSLWYIWIKLLPMDYCNRAVFFQILKPDMFLKKMEREVRRRGRGRGD, via the exons ATGCCTTCTTTGGGCTTAGGAACTTCGCAGTCCAGCCCTGGCTTGGTCAGTGACGCTGCCGCTGCCATCAAG GATATGGGCATATTGATTGGGCTCCACTCTATGGCAATGAGGAGGAG GTATCAATTGGAACTGTGTATGAAAGCTTTGGAGGAGAACATAATTGTCTATCTGGAAACTGGTTGTGGAAAGACCTACGTAGCCGTGTTGCCTATGTATGAACCAGTTGATACTCAAACCTCAGAAGAACATGTGTGTTCTGTGTCCT GGAGATCGTTGTGGTATATATGGATCAAATTGCTCCCAATGGATTATTGCAATAGAG CTGTGTTCTTTCAGATTTTGAAGCCTGACATGTTTCtaaagaagatggagagagaggttagaagaagaggaagaggaagag GAGATTGA
- the LOC133726348 gene encoding uncharacterized protein LOC133726348: MDRSWVHADRRSHEYKLGVAEFCQFALGNARDPNRICCPCTKCGNVKDFSAQVIKDHLFVNGINTDYVKWTEHGEVVVESGSYTDSESLESEPIESDSVQGNMRADYEVQLDSDVELEGDEDEELSSECNEFKKFVDDANKPLYPGCNRHTKMNVLVRLYNLKAKHGMSDSAYSDWLIAFAEYLPEGNEIPSSVYEAKKSLSAVGMDYTKIHACPNDCILYRKQYADDTICPTCGTSRWKICKNKKEREGVPAKVLWYFPPIPRFKRMFQSTETSKALTWHATERNKDGLIRHPADSATWKLVDEKWADFGNEPRNLRLALSSDGFNPFSSLSSKYSCWPVILVTYNLPPWLVMKRKHMMLTLLISGPKQPGNYIDVYLEPLIDDLKLLWEGVNGVYDAIKNETFTLRALLFWTINDFPAYGNLSGSIVKGYNACPICLDKTKPTRLVHGGKMAYTIHRRFLGRHHPYRKLRAAFNNQPEHAAAPVPLTGEELLSRVEAEVPHWPHCLDVMHIEKNVCDSLIGTLLNIPGKTKDGLKTRLDLVEMGIRCGLHPNLDGPKKKRLPLASWNLTLDEKRCMCGSFHGMKVPENYSSNISNLVSMDDLRLIGLKSHDCHALMQQLLPIAIRGVLEKPVRVAVIRLCLFFNEICSKTIDASRLPKIQSDLVETLCELEKYFPPSFFDIMIHLTVHLVREVELCGPVCFRWMYPFERYMKVCKGYVRNKTHPEGCIAECYIAEEALEFLGELFFDDRTVGIPKENITADKPTSGATVESVYGKEFQQAHLCVLQNTEEFRSYFLEHTEQLKREFPKYKKNKKWLVDKQNMTFAQWVKERVESKVAEPGCDVPEIVRWLADQPSHEVPKFSGYRIGGVQYNTRLRDDLRSTQSSGVYLVAKTPQVASAKDKNPITEDMSFYGVITEIWELDYGHFRVPIFKCDWVEKEKGVREDDLGFTLVNLNRKGYLNDCFVLGKSVEQIFYVEDPVDRRWAVVVRVPKRDYIDSVKEDDVGDTILSHPPIATTMPAIQSHDNSQDEGQWVIGVQGMRI; the protein is encoded by the exons ATGGATAGGTCATGGGTGCATGCTGATAGGAGATCTCATGAATATAAGTTAGGGGTGGCAGAGTTTTGTCAGTTTGCTTTGGGAAATGCTAGAGACCCTAACCGTATTTGTTGTCCTTGCACAAAGTGTGGAAATGTGAAAGATTTTTCTGCACAAGTGATAAAGGATCACTTGTTTGTAAATGGGATTAACACAGATTATGTGAAATGGACAGAACATGGGGAGGTTGTAGTGGAGTCGGGATCATATACGGATAGTGAAAGTCTTGAATCAGAGCCAATTGAATCTGACTCTGTACAGGGTAACATGAGGGCAGATTATGAAGTACAATTAGATAGTGATGTGGAGTTGGAAGGTGATGAGGATGAGGAGCTTTCGAGTGAGTGTAATGAATTCAAGAAATTTGTTGACGATGCCAACAAACCCTTGTACCCTGGTTGCAATAGGCACACCAAGATGAATGTGCTTGTGAGGCTTTACAACTTGAAAGCCAAGCATGGGATGAGTGATTCGGCTTACTCGGACTGGTTGATTGCCTTTGCTGAGTATCTGCCGGAAGGAAACGAGATACCTTCCTCTGTGTACGAAGCAAAGAAGAGTTTGAGTGCAGTAGGAATGGATTACACCAAAATACATGCCTGCCCTAATGACTGTATTCTGTACAGAAAACAATATGCCGATGACACTATTTGTCCTACATGTGGTACATCTAGGTGGAAAATAtgcaaaaacaagaaagaaagagagggagtCCCCGCAAAAGTGTTATGGTATTTCCCTCCTATTCCTAGGTTCAAAAGAATGTTTCAATCAACTGAAACATCAAAGGCCTTAACTTGGCATGCCACCGAGAGAAACAAGGATGGCTTAATTCGCCATCCTGCAGATTCTGCGACTTGGAAGTTGGTAGATGAAAAATGGGCAGATTTTGGTAATGAGCCACGAAACCTACGACTTGCATTGTCATCGGATGGGTTCAATCCCTTTAGCTCCTTAAGCAGCAAGTATAGTTGTTGGCCCGTTATTTTGGTAACCTATAATCTACCTCCATGGTTGGTAATGAAGAGGAAACACATGATGCTTACCTTATTGATATCGGGCCCTAAACAACCAGGAAACTACATCGATGTTTACCTTGAACCATTAATAGATGACTTAAAGCTGCTATGGGAAGGGGTGAATGGAGTTTACGATGCCATCAAAAATGAAACTTTTACTCTTAGGGCTCTACTATTCTGGACAATCAATGATTTTCCAGCGTATGGTAACCTTTCAGGGAGTATAGTCAAAGGCTACAATGCATGTCCGATTTGCCTTGATAAAACAAAACCTACAAGGCTAGTTCACGGGGGAAAGATGGCTTACACCATTCATCGGCGATTTTTAGGAAGACACCATCCTTACCGAAAGCTAAGGGCTGCTTTCAATAACCAGCCAGAACATGCAGCAGCTCCAGTGCCATTGACTGGAGAAGAATTGTTGAGTAGGGTGGAGGCTGAAGTTCCACATTGGcc GCACTGCCTTGATGTCATGCACATTGAAAAAAATGTGTGTGATAGTCTAATAGGGACGTTGTTGAACATTCCAGGAAAAACCAAAGACGGCTTGAAAACTCGTTTGGACTTGGTGGAAATGGGTATAAGATGTGGATTGCACCCAAATCTAGATGGTCCGAAAAAGAAGCGCTTGCCATTGGCAAGCTGGAACCTAACATTAGATGAAAAAAgatgtatgtgtggatcatttCATGGCATGAAGGTTCCTGAAAACTACTCTTCAAACATTTCAAACCTTGTTTCAATGGATGATTTGAGGCTGATTGGACTTAAATCCCATGATTGTCATGCGTTAATGCAACAGCTGCTCCCAATTGCTATCCGAGGGGTGTTGGAAAAACCGGTCAGGGTTGCAGTAATCAGGCTTTgccttttttttaatgaaatttgcAGCAAGACTATAGATGCTTCAAGGCTTCCCAAAATCCAAAGTGATCTGGTCGAAACTTTGTGTGAGCTTGAGAAGTACTTTCCGCCATCTTTCTTTGACATAATGATTCATTTAACAGTCCACTTGGTTAGAGAAGTTGAGCTATGTGGACCGGTTTGCTTCCGATGGATGTATCCTTTCGAAAGATATATGAAGGTTTGTAAGGGCTATGTTAGGAATAAAACGCATCCGGAAGGGTGCATTGCTGAGTGTTACATAGCTGAAGAGGCGCTTGAGTTTTTAGGTGAACTTTTCTTTGATGATAGGACTGTTGGCATCCCAAAAGAAAACATCACAGCTGACAAGCCTACCTCTGGTGCAACTGTTGAGTCTGTTTATGGCAAAGAATTTCAGCAAGCTCATCTCTGCGTGCTTCAAAACACTGAAGAATTTAGAAGCTACTTTTT GGAACACACGGAACAGTTGAAGAGGGAGTTTCCCAAgtacaaaaagaataaaaagtgGTTGGTGGACAAACAAAACATGACTTTTGCTCAGTGGGTGAAGGAGAGG GTTGAATCAAAGGTTGCTGAACCAGGTTGTGACGTCCCTGAGATTGTGAGGTGGCTAGCAGATCAACCAAGCCATGAAGTCCCGAAGTTTAGTGGTTACCGAATAGGGGGAGTGCAATATAACACTAGGTTGCGCGATGATCTTAGGTCGACACAAAGCAGTGGGGTTTATTTGGTTGCTAAGACTCCTCAAGTAGCTAGTGCTAAGGATAAAAACCCTATTACTGAAGACATGAGCTTCTATGGGGTGATTACCGAAATATGGGAGCTTGACTATGGTCATTTTAGGGTTCCTATTTTTAAGTGTGATTGGGTAGAGAAAGAGAAGGGTGTTAGAGAAGATGATCTTGGGTTCACTTTAGTTAATTTAAATAGGAAAGGTTATCTAAATGACTGTTTTGTTTTGGGAAAAAGTGTGGAGCAAATATTTTATGTTGAAGACCCTGTAGATCGTAGGTGGGCAGTTGTGGTGAGAGTCCCAAAAAGAGATTACATTGATTCTGTTAAGGAGGATGATGTTGGGGACACCATTCTTTCCCACCCCCCCATCGCAACTACAATGCCAGCTATTCAGTCACATGATAACTCTCAAGATGAGGGCCAATGGGTTATAGGCGTGCAGGGAATGAGGATATAG